One genomic segment of Mycolicibacterium neworleansense includes these proteins:
- a CDS encoding Pls/PosA family non-ribosomal peptide synthetase has product MTAAAGAHEIPPQYVLSPLAPEPRTLVDILNDTARRFPDAPALDDGTVQLTYSELIADVADSVSWLAARGIGRGDKLGIRMPSGSYALYVAILSVLACGAAYVPVDADDPDERAELVFGEANVVGVITEAGLVRGPGSSRGWRAAAPLGRDDAWIIFTSGSTGTPKGVAVTHRSAAAFVDAEARMFLQDNPIGPGDRVLAGLSVAFDASCEEMWLAWRHGACLVPAPRSLVRSGMDLGPWLVSRDITVVSTVPTLAALWPAEALEAVRLLIFGGEACPPELAARLAVDGREVWNTYGPTEATVVACAAQLDGQGPVSIGLPLAGWDLAVVDKDGLPVAVGDVGELVIGGVGLARYLDPEKDAEKYAPMPTLGWNRAYRSGDLVRLEADGLYFQGRADDQVKVGGRRIELGEVDNALVHLPGVSGGAAAVRKTASGTPLLVGYIASTDPDFDLAAARTALSESLPAALVPRLVLLDELPTRTSGKVDRNALPWPPPGDADQDAPQLDGTMGWLAGLWRDVLGTPVEGPEADFIALGGGSLSAAQLVAALRQRYPLVTVADLYDHPRLGSLAGYLDELKPPPQIHTREVKPTPLLTQAAQVALSLPLATLTGMQWVVWLAVLNNVAAVTGVVSWAHPLSWWWVLAGFLLFVTPLGRMSIAVLFARMLLTGLEPGTYRRGGPVHLRVWIAERLADASGAENLAGAPWMVYYARALGNSVGKGVDMHSAPPVTGMLKIGHRASVEPEVDLTGHWIDGDLFHVGPVTIGNDATIGARTTLLPGASVGKNADVAPGSAVTGKVKNGQYWKGSPAVKSGKARHPWPDHRPGRAPVWVAVYGVSSLLLAGLPLLALAAGLAVIVWGVHNTAAPAEALLPALAWTPAAAAVALLTYAALTVIGVRILSVRLSEGYHPVRSRVGWQLWTTERLMDAARNYLFPIYASLLTPWWLRLLGAKVGKDTEISTALFTPKFTEVQDGAFLADDTMVASYELGGGWIHVAKATIGKRAFLGNSGITQPGRKVPNDGLVAVLSATPHKAKAGSSWLGSPPVRLRRNATAADTLRTFHPSLRLKIMRSAVETCRLIPVIVTFAIGVAVLGALQAVTMRFGFLWAALTGGVVLLIAGVVAGTIAVIAKWLVVGRIRAVEHPLWSSFVWRNEVSDTFVETVAAPWFARAASGTPVMNLWLRGLGASIGRGVWCETYWLPEADLVALGTGATVNRGCVVQTHLFHDRIMRLDSVVLEEGSTLGPHCVALPAARLGAGATVGPGSLVMRGDEVPPSTRWQGNPIAPWNMFGKKRAAEKPAEKPAKKTEDPAA; this is encoded by the coding sequence GTGACAGCTGCCGCCGGTGCGCACGAGATTCCCCCGCAGTACGTGCTATCCCCACTGGCACCTGAGCCCCGCACCCTCGTCGACATCCTCAACGACACGGCCCGGCGTTTTCCCGATGCACCCGCCCTCGACGACGGCACCGTCCAGCTCACCTACTCCGAGCTGATCGCCGACGTCGCCGACAGCGTGTCCTGGCTGGCGGCGCGCGGCATCGGCCGCGGCGACAAGCTCGGCATCCGGATGCCCTCGGGAAGCTATGCGCTGTATGTGGCGATCCTGTCGGTGCTGGCCTGCGGCGCGGCCTACGTCCCGGTCGACGCCGACGACCCCGACGAACGGGCCGAGCTGGTGTTCGGCGAAGCCAATGTGGTCGGCGTGATCACCGAGGCCGGCCTGGTCCGCGGACCCGGTTCGTCCCGCGGCTGGCGCGCGGCCGCCCCGCTGGGACGCGATGACGCCTGGATCATCTTCACCTCGGGCTCGACGGGCACCCCGAAAGGTGTTGCCGTCACCCATCGCAGCGCCGCGGCGTTCGTCGACGCCGAAGCGCGGATGTTCTTGCAGGACAATCCGATCGGGCCCGGGGACCGGGTGCTGGCCGGCTTGTCGGTGGCCTTCGACGCGTCATGTGAAGAGATGTGGCTGGCCTGGCGGCACGGCGCGTGCCTGGTGCCCGCCCCGCGATCGCTGGTGCGCAGCGGCATGGACCTGGGTCCGTGGTTGGTCAGCCGCGACATCACCGTGGTGTCCACCGTGCCGACGCTGGCCGCGCTGTGGCCGGCCGAGGCCCTGGAGGCCGTACGGCTGTTGATCTTCGGTGGCGAGGCCTGCCCGCCCGAGCTGGCGGCCCGGCTGGCGGTCGACGGCCGCGAGGTGTGGAACACCTATGGCCCCACCGAGGCGACCGTGGTGGCCTGCGCCGCGCAGCTGGACGGCCAGGGCCCGGTCAGCATCGGCCTGCCACTGGCCGGCTGGGACCTGGCGGTGGTGGACAAGGATGGCCTGCCGGTGGCTGTCGGCGACGTCGGCGAGCTGGTGATCGGCGGGGTGGGCCTGGCCCGCTACCTAGACCCCGAGAAGGACGCCGAGAAGTACGCACCCATGCCGACGCTGGGCTGGAACCGGGCCTACCGCAGCGGTGACCTGGTGCGTCTGGAAGCTGACGGCCTCTATTTCCAGGGCCGCGCCGACGATCAGGTCAAGGTCGGCGGGCGCCGCATCGAACTGGGTGAGGTCGACAACGCCCTCGTGCACCTGCCAGGTGTCAGTGGCGGTGCGGCCGCGGTGCGCAAGACCGCCAGCGGCACCCCCTTGCTGGTCGGCTACATCGCCAGCACCGATCCCGATTTCGACCTGGCCGCCGCGCGTACCGCACTGTCCGAGTCGCTGCCGGCCGCCCTCGTGCCCCGGCTGGTATTGCTCGATGAACTACCCACCCGCACATCGGGCAAGGTGGACCGCAACGCACTGCCGTGGCCGCCACCCGGAGATGCCGATCAGGACGCCCCACAACTCGACGGCACCATGGGCTGGCTGGCCGGATTGTGGCGCGACGTGCTCGGCACACCCGTCGAGGGTCCCGAGGCGGACTTCATCGCACTCGGCGGCGGATCGCTGTCCGCCGCGCAGCTGGTTGCCGCACTGCGCCAGCGCTACCCGCTGGTGACCGTCGCCGACCTCTACGACCACCCCCGGCTCGGCTCCCTGGCCGGCTACCTCGACGAACTCAAACCGCCGCCGCAGATCCACACCCGCGAGGTCAAACCGACCCCGCTGCTCACCCAGGCCGCGCAGGTGGCCCTGTCCCTGCCGTTGGCCACCCTCACCGGCATGCAATGGGTGGTCTGGCTCGCGGTGCTGAACAACGTGGCGGCGGTGACCGGCGTCGTGTCGTGGGCGCATCCGCTCAGCTGGTGGTGGGTGCTGGCCGGGTTCCTGCTGTTCGTCACCCCACTGGGCCGCATGAGTATCGCGGTGCTGTTCGCCCGGATGCTGCTGACCGGACTTGAGCCCGGCACCTATCGCCGCGGCGGCCCGGTGCACCTGCGGGTCTGGATCGCCGAGCGGCTGGCCGACGCCAGCGGCGCGGAGAACCTGGCCGGTGCGCCGTGGATGGTCTACTACGCCCGCGCCCTGGGCAACAGCGTCGGCAAAGGCGTCGACATGCATTCGGCACCCCCGGTGACCGGCATGCTCAAGATCGGCCACCGCGCCTCGGTCGAGCCCGAGGTGGACCTGACCGGGCACTGGATCGACGGCGACCTGTTCCACGTCGGGCCGGTGACGATCGGCAACGACGCCACGATCGGCGCCCGCACCACGCTGCTGCCCGGCGCGAGCGTCGGCAAGAACGCCGACGTCGCCCCCGGTTCCGCCGTGACCGGCAAGGTCAAGAACGGCCAGTACTGGAAGGGCTCGCCCGCCGTGAAGTCCGGCAAGGCCCGTCACCCGTGGCCCGATCACCGGCCGGGGCGCGCACCGGTGTGGGTCGCGGTGTACGGCGTGTCCTCGCTGCTGCTGGCCGGCCTGCCGCTGCTGGCCCTGGCCGCCGGCCTCGCGGTGATCGTGTGGGGTGTGCACAACACCGCCGCTCCGGCCGAGGCGCTGCTGCCCGCGCTGGCGTGGACCCCGGCCGCGGCCGCCGTCGCGCTGTTGACCTACGCCGCACTGACCGTGATCGGGGTGCGCATCCTCTCGGTGCGGCTCTCGGAGGGTTACCACCCCGTGCGCAGCCGGGTGGGCTGGCAGCTGTGGACCACCGAACGGTTGATGGACGCGGCCCGCAACTATCTGTTCCCGATCTACGCCAGCCTGCTCACGCCGTGGTGGCTGCGCCTGCTCGGCGCGAAAGTCGGTAAAGACACCGAGATCTCGACCGCCCTGTTCACCCCGAAGTTCACCGAGGTACAGGACGGGGCATTCCTGGCCGACGACACCATGGTGGCGTCCTACGAGCTGGGCGGCGGCTGGATCCACGTGGCCAAGGCCACCATCGGCAAGCGCGCCTTCCTCGGCAACTCGGGCATCACCCAGCCGGGCCGCAAGGTGCCCAATGACGGCCTGGTGGCCGTGCTGTCGGCCACTCCGCACAAGGCAAAGGCCGGCTCATCGTGGCTGGGCAGTCCGCCGGTTCGGTTGCGCCGCAACGCCACCGCCGCCGACACGCTGCGCACCTTCCATCCGTCGCTCCGGCTCAAGATCATGCGCTCGGCCGTGGAGACCTGCCGGTTGATCCCGGTGATCGTCACGTTCGCGATCGGCGTCGCCGTGCTCGGTGCGCTGCAGGCCGTGACGATGCGGTTCGGCTTCCTGTGGGCTGCGCTGACCGGCGGCGTGGTCCTGCTGATCGCCGGCGTGGTGGCCGGGACCATCGCAGTGATCGCGAAGTGGTTGGTGGTCGGCCGGATTCGCGCGGTCGAACACCCGCTGTGGTCGTCGTTCGTGTGGCGCAACGAGGTGTCGGACACCTTCGTCGAAACCGTCGCCGCCCCCTGGTTCGCCCGGGCGGCCAGCGGTACCCCGGTGATGAACCTGTGGCTGCGCGGGCTGGGCGCCTCGATCGGCCGCGGCGTGTGGTGCGAAACCTATTGGCTGCCCGAAGCCGATCTGGTGGCACTGGGCACCGGCGCCACGGTCAACCGCGGCTGTGTCGTGCAGACCCACCTGTTCCACGATCGCATCATGCGGTTGGACAGCGTTGTACTCGAAGAAGGTTCGACGTTGGGGCCGCACTGCGTGGCGCTGCCCGCGGCCCGGCTCGGTGCCGGCGCCACCGTCGGGCCCGGCTCACTGGTGATGCGCGGCGACGAGGTACCGCCGTCGACGCGCTGGCAAGGCAACCCGATCGCACCGTGGAACATGTTCGGCAAGAAGCGTGCGGCCGAAAAGCCCGCCGAAAAGCCCGCCAAGAAGACAGAAGACCCCGCCGCGTGA
- a CDS encoding TerC family protein, which produces MQVTQLEWIVTLAVTIAVLLFDVVVIGRRPHEPTTRETATYLSIYIGMAVAFGVWVWYFHGSQFGLEFFAGWLTEYSLSVDNLFIFLIIMASFKVPRIYQQQALLVGIILALIFRGIFIALGAVAINQFSWVFYIFGAFLVYTAINLVRDTDHDDDGDNGVVRFARKHLRTTDQWDGLKLWIRDSSANGAKLMTPMFLVIVALGTTDLLFALDSIPAIYGLTQEPYLVFTANVFALMGLRQLYFLLGDLLKRLVYLSQGLAFILAFIGVKLVLHALHENEVPFINGGEPVHVPEIPTLASLGVIIVTLAVTTVASLYKTRVRDAR; this is translated from the coding sequence ATGCAGGTAACCCAGCTGGAATGGATTGTCACCCTCGCAGTGACGATCGCCGTTCTGCTGTTCGACGTCGTCGTGATCGGGCGACGCCCACACGAACCCACCACGCGGGAGACCGCGACATACCTGTCGATCTACATCGGCATGGCGGTGGCCTTCGGGGTCTGGGTGTGGTACTTCCACGGCAGCCAGTTCGGGCTGGAGTTCTTCGCCGGCTGGCTCACCGAATATTCACTCTCGGTGGACAACCTGTTCATCTTCTTGATCATCATGGCCAGCTTCAAGGTGCCGAGGATCTATCAGCAGCAGGCCCTGTTGGTCGGCATCATCCTGGCGCTGATCTTCCGCGGCATCTTCATCGCGCTCGGCGCGGTGGCCATCAACCAGTTCTCCTGGGTGTTCTATATCTTCGGCGCGTTCCTGGTGTACACCGCGATCAACCTGGTCCGCGATACCGACCATGACGACGACGGCGACAACGGTGTGGTGCGCTTCGCCCGTAAGCACCTGCGCACCACGGACCAGTGGGACGGCCTGAAGCTGTGGATCAGGGACAGCAGCGCGAACGGCGCGAAACTCATGACGCCGATGTTCCTGGTGATCGTCGCGCTCGGCACCACCGACCTGCTGTTCGCGCTGGACTCGATCCCGGCCATCTACGGGCTGACCCAGGAGCCCTACCTGGTGTTCACCGCCAACGTGTTCGCCCTGATGGGCCTGCGGCAGCTGTACTTCCTGCTCGGCGACCTGCTGAAGCGGCTCGTCTACCTGTCGCAGGGGCTGGCGTTCATCCTGGCCTTCATCGGCGTGAAGCTCGTGCTGCACGCGCTGCACGAGAACGAGGTGCCGTTCATCAACGGCGGCGAGCCGGTGCATGTCCCGGAGATCCCGACACTGGCCAGCCTGGGCGTGATCATCGTGACCCTGGCCGTCACCACCGTCGCGAGCCTGTACAAGACCCGGGTGCGCGACGCGCGGTAA
- a CDS encoding PP2C family protein-serine/threonine phosphatase yields MRAEQPYPSATLAGPGLGRRLSLLLVEDDRGDALLVEEQIADVADTADIDLTWVQSIAAAERALLESRPDCVLLDLNLPDADGIDALHRLGLLDPAVPIIVLTGLNDEHFGASAVASGAQDYLVKGRVDPEMLRRAVVYSIERKRAELTAVDLHASRLRERENARLERGLLPSPLLLDDPGVEVVARSLPSRRDALLGGDFYDIVQTPDRTVHVMMGDVAGHGPDEAALGVALRIGWRALTFAGLRGNERMRQLDRVLTTERPGPGIFATLLSVALDPDSGEYDVVRAGHPGLLAHGPDAVQWIEPKAGSALGLGAKEWPVNRLALPEGHGLLLITDGLFEGHAGPGGARLGEEGLLDLANSLAQLPGRDFVGALIGEVESRARLHGGLSDDIALIRVERSSA; encoded by the coding sequence ATGCGCGCGGAACAGCCGTATCCCTCTGCCACCCTCGCCGGTCCCGGTCTGGGGCGGCGGTTGTCTCTGCTGCTGGTCGAGGACGACCGTGGCGACGCGCTGTTGGTCGAAGAGCAGATCGCCGATGTGGCCGACACCGCCGACATCGACCTGACCTGGGTGCAGTCCATAGCGGCTGCCGAGCGGGCATTGCTCGAATCCCGCCCCGACTGCGTTCTGCTCGACTTGAATCTCCCCGACGCCGACGGCATCGATGCCCTGCACCGGTTGGGCCTGCTCGATCCGGCGGTCCCGATCATCGTGCTCACCGGGCTGAACGACGAGCACTTCGGCGCCTCGGCGGTCGCCTCGGGCGCGCAGGACTATCTGGTGAAGGGCCGTGTCGACCCGGAGATGCTGCGGCGGGCCGTCGTGTACTCGATCGAGCGCAAACGTGCCGAGCTGACGGCGGTGGACCTGCACGCCAGCCGGCTGCGGGAACGGGAGAACGCCCGACTTGAGCGTGGCCTGCTGCCGTCACCGCTGCTCCTGGACGATCCGGGCGTCGAGGTCGTCGCGCGGTCGCTGCCGAGCCGCCGCGATGCCTTGCTCGGCGGCGACTTCTACGACATCGTGCAGACACCGGACCGGACCGTGCACGTCATGATGGGAGACGTGGCCGGACATGGACCGGATGAGGCCGCGTTGGGCGTGGCTCTGCGCATCGGTTGGCGCGCACTGACATTCGCCGGCCTACGGGGGAACGAGCGGATGCGTCAACTGGACCGCGTGCTCACCACCGAGCGTCCCGGCCCGGGGATCTTCGCAACATTGCTGAGCGTGGCGCTCGATCCCGACAGCGGGGAGTACGACGTGGTCCGCGCCGGCCACCCCGGCCTGCTCGCGCACGGTCCCGACGCCGTGCAGTGGATCGAGCCGAAGGCGGGTTCGGCGCTCGGCCTCGGCGCCAAGGAGTGGCCAGTCAACCGACTGGCACTGCCAGAAGGGCACGGACTGCTGCTGATCACCGACGGCTTGTTCGAGGGACATGCCGGCCCCGGCGGCGCACGTCTCGGCGAAGAAGGCCTGCTCGATTTGGCCAACTCGCTTGCGCAGCTGCCCGGGCGCGACTTCGTCGGTGCATTGATCGGAGAAGTCGAATCCCGCGCGCGACTGCACGGCGGCCTCAGCGATGACATCGCGCTGATCAGAGTGGAGCGGTCATCGGCATGA
- a CDS encoding sensor histidine kinase, producing the protein MKLTVQGWQNLLVSVMCVIVLTGAVAGIALVGRTDAVSRELIDNIQPARVAAYQLQAALRDQETAVRGYAIAADPRFLEPYGDGQSAEAAAAADIRGYLAGHDDLLADLESIETAAAAWRANYAEPLIAGVQVGRPAVVDTRTADRGRAEFDGLRQLFDVQNANLSQARQASVDELGRVRAWRDGVVIAMIAAFFIMAVLLTVLVRSAVTRPLAALAASCRRITEGNFAQRIVPQGPKDIRAIAADVEDMRQRVVEELDASRSAEETLDQQADELRRSNAELEQFAYVASHDLQEPLRKVASFCQLLEKRYSDKLDERGLEYIGFAVDGAKRMQVLINDLLTFSRVGRLNATHTEVNLDDALDSALKNLATAVGESGAEIERPDEPLPQIDGDPTLMTMLWQNLIGNAVKFRGEGVVPRIVIDCRAGTGELAENWVFSVSDNGIGISEEFVDKVFVIFQRLHGRDTFGGTGIGLALCKKIVEHHGGSIWIDTSYSPGTRFMFTLPETPTTVPDVVPQAQLEGSPQ; encoded by the coding sequence ATGAAGCTCACGGTGCAAGGCTGGCAGAACCTGCTGGTTTCGGTGATGTGTGTGATCGTCCTTACCGGTGCGGTCGCCGGTATCGCGCTGGTGGGCCGCACCGATGCGGTATCGCGAGAGTTGATCGACAACATTCAGCCCGCTCGCGTCGCGGCGTATCAACTGCAGGCCGCCCTGCGGGACCAGGAGACGGCCGTGCGCGGGTACGCCATCGCCGCAGACCCTCGGTTCCTGGAGCCCTACGGTGACGGGCAGAGTGCCGAAGCGGCTGCGGCAGCGGACATCCGTGGTTACCTGGCCGGCCACGACGACCTGCTGGCGGATCTGGAGTCGATCGAGACCGCGGCGGCGGCGTGGCGGGCCAACTATGCGGAGCCGCTCATCGCCGGCGTTCAGGTGGGTCGGCCTGCGGTCGTCGACACCCGTACCGCAGATCGCGGCAGGGCTGAATTCGACGGACTGCGTCAGCTTTTCGATGTGCAGAACGCCAACCTCAGTCAGGCCAGGCAGGCCAGCGTCGATGAGCTGGGCCGCGTTCGGGCCTGGCGCGACGGCGTGGTGATCGCGATGATCGCGGCGTTCTTCATCATGGCGGTGTTGTTGACCGTGCTGGTGCGCAGCGCCGTCACCCGGCCCCTGGCCGCCCTGGCCGCCTCGTGCCGCCGGATCACCGAGGGCAACTTCGCGCAACGCATCGTTCCCCAGGGCCCCAAGGACATTCGGGCGATCGCGGCTGACGTCGAGGATATGCGGCAGCGGGTGGTCGAAGAACTCGATGCGTCGCGGTCTGCTGAGGAGACCTTGGACCAGCAGGCAGATGAATTGCGTCGATCCAATGCCGAACTGGAGCAGTTCGCCTACGTCGCATCGCATGATCTGCAGGAGCCGCTGCGGAAGGTCGCCTCGTTCTGTCAGCTGCTGGAGAAGCGCTACAGCGACAAACTGGACGAGCGGGGCCTCGAGTACATCGGCTTCGCCGTCGACGGCGCCAAGCGCATGCAAGTGCTGATCAACGACCTGCTGACGTTCTCGCGGGTGGGCCGGCTCAACGCCACCCATACCGAGGTGAACCTCGATGACGCTCTCGACAGTGCGTTGAAGAACCTGGCCACCGCGGTCGGGGAGTCGGGCGCCGAGATCGAGCGACCGGATGAGCCGTTGCCGCAGATAGACGGCGATCCCACGCTGATGACGATGCTGTGGCAGAACCTGATCGGCAATGCGGTGAAATTCCGTGGCGAGGGGGTTGTGCCCCGGATCGTCATCGACTGCCGGGCCGGTACCGGTGAACTGGCCGAGAACTGGGTATTCAGTGTTTCGGACAATGGGATCGGCATCAGCGAGGAGTTCGTGGACAAGGTGTTCGTCATATTTCAACGCCTGCACGGACGCGACACCTTCGGCGGCACCGGTATCGGACTGGCGCTGTGCAAGAAGATCGTCGAGCACCACGGTGGATCCATCTGGATCGACACGTCGTACTCGCCCGGCACCCGGTTCATGTTCACCCTGCCCGAGACACCCACGACAGTGCCCGACGTCGTGCCGCAAGCCCAGTTGGAAGGAAGTCCGCAGTGA
- a CDS encoding response regulator yields MTSSVNRAIDILLVEDDPGDELITREAFEHNKIKNNLHVARDGEEGLDFLYRRGAFEDAPRPDLILLDLNLPKYDGRQLLEKIKSDVELCHIPIVVLTTSSAEEDILRSYKLHANAYVTKPVDLDQFMSAVRQIDEFFVQVVRLPQF; encoded by the coding sequence GTGACCTCATCGGTCAACCGAGCCATTGACATCCTGTTGGTCGAGGATGATCCCGGTGACGAGCTCATCACCCGGGAAGCCTTCGAGCACAACAAGATCAAGAACAACCTGCACGTCGCCCGCGACGGCGAGGAAGGCTTGGACTTTCTGTATCGGCGCGGCGCCTTCGAAGACGCGCCGCGCCCGGATCTGATCCTGCTCGATCTGAATCTGCCGAAATACGACGGCAGGCAGTTGCTGGAGAAGATCAAGTCGGACGTCGAACTGTGCCACATCCCGATCGTGGTGCTGACCACGTCGTCAGCTGAAGAGGACATCCTCCGCAGCTACAAGCTGCATGCCAACGCCTACGTCACCAAGCCCGTCGACCTCGACCAGTTCATGAGTGCGGTCCGTCAGATCGACGAGTTCTTCGTTCAGGTGGTGCGGTTGCCGCAGTTCTGA
- a CDS encoding ATP-binding protein: MTDAGQSAQFTKHVRAAPEDAAQIRREFSSWLSTHLTLDPTKASDVVLAVNEALANAAEFAYVDAPAPGLMHVRADYDGDASVLTVTISDDGAWRIAETDHKNPARGRGIPLMRALTDRAVIDSDHAGTEVRLQWDRLDQNCGNRTT; this comes from the coding sequence ATGACAGACGCAGGCCAGTCAGCTCAGTTCACGAAGCATGTCAGGGCCGCACCGGAGGATGCGGCGCAGATACGCCGTGAGTTCTCCAGTTGGCTGAGCACGCATCTGACACTCGACCCCACCAAGGCCAGCGATGTGGTGCTGGCCGTGAACGAGGCTCTGGCCAACGCCGCGGAGTTCGCGTACGTCGACGCCCCGGCACCCGGGTTGATGCACGTGCGCGCCGACTACGACGGGGACGCGTCGGTGCTCACCGTCACCATCAGCGATGACGGCGCGTGGCGGATCGCCGAGACCGATCACAAGAACCCGGCCCGCGGACGGGGGATCCCGTTGATGCGCGCTCTCACCGACCGCGCCGTGATCGACTCAGACCACGCAGGCACCGAAGTTCGCCTGCAGTGGGATCGGCTCGATCAGAACTGCGGCAACCGCACCACCTGA
- a CDS encoding STAS domain-containing protein translates to MTIQPDPAGCSVEESRVGEVSVVAVAGTVDMLTAPKLEEAINTAAKNSPSAVVVDLSAVEFLASAGMGVLVAAHEQLGDAARFAVVADGPATSRPLKLVGIAEVVDLFATLDEALDALKT, encoded by the coding sequence ATGACCATCCAACCGGACCCGGCAGGCTGCTCAGTAGAAGAGAGCCGCGTCGGCGAGGTCAGCGTGGTGGCAGTGGCCGGAACGGTCGACATGCTCACTGCGCCCAAGCTCGAGGAAGCGATCAACACCGCGGCCAAGAACTCACCTTCTGCCGTCGTCGTCGACTTGAGTGCCGTGGAGTTCCTGGCCTCGGCCGGCATGGGCGTACTGGTGGCCGCACACGAACAACTGGGCGACGCGGCACGGTTCGCCGTCGTCGCCGATGGACCGGCCACCAGCCGGCCGCTCAAACTTGTCGGAATCGCCGAGGTCGTGGATCTGTTCGCGACGCTCGACGAAGCACTGGACGCATTGAAGACGTAA
- a CDS encoding serine hydrolase domain-containing protein: MDDLVHGHCDARFHALRDALADAIANGEETGAAIAVDIDGELVVDMWGGHADAARTAAWERDTIVNVWSSTKTVTALAALMLIDRGLITADARVADYWPEFAANGKQDIEFRHLLTHSSGLSGWEQPFAIEDIYDWEKSTAALAAQTPWWEPGTASGYHALTHGHLIGEVLRRVTGKTLKEFVRDEIAAPLRADFQIGAATADQHRIAEVIPPDEPFDLPMDQLSEVALKTFMGAPPPAIANTAGWRAADIGAANGHGNARSLVRILSAISLGGTVDGVKLLQPETVDTIFEPQLESPDVVLLGHPLRWGLGFGLPQTQTVPYVPEGKICFWGGWGGSWETCNPEQRATVAYVMNKMGPGVEGSARTARYLNLFYEAVA; encoded by the coding sequence ATGGATGACCTCGTGCACGGCCACTGCGACGCCCGCTTTCACGCGTTACGCGACGCATTGGCGGATGCGATTGCCAATGGAGAGGAAACCGGCGCCGCGATCGCCGTCGACATCGACGGTGAACTCGTCGTCGACATGTGGGGCGGACATGCCGACGCGGCCCGCACCGCCGCGTGGGAACGGGACACCATCGTCAACGTCTGGTCGTCGACCAAGACCGTGACCGCACTGGCCGCGCTGATGCTGATCGACCGCGGCCTGATCACCGCCGACGCACGGGTGGCCGACTATTGGCCGGAGTTCGCGGCAAACGGTAAGCAGGACATCGAGTTTCGCCACCTGTTGACGCACAGCTCGGGACTGTCGGGGTGGGAACAGCCGTTCGCGATCGAGGACATCTACGACTGGGAGAAATCGACGGCGGCATTGGCGGCCCAGACGCCGTGGTGGGAGCCGGGTACCGCATCGGGTTACCACGCGCTGACGCATGGCCACCTGATCGGTGAGGTGCTGCGGCGTGTCACCGGCAAGACGCTCAAAGAATTCGTCCGCGACGAGATCGCGGCACCGCTGCGCGCTGACTTCCAGATCGGGGCCGCCACCGCCGACCAGCACCGCATCGCCGAGGTCATCCCGCCCGACGAACCGTTCGACCTGCCGATGGACCAGCTGTCCGAGGTCGCACTCAAGACGTTCATGGGCGCCCCGCCCCCGGCGATCGCCAACACGGCGGGCTGGCGCGCCGCCGACATCGGCGCGGCCAACGGCCACGGCAATGCCCGGTCACTGGTCCGGATCCTCTCGGCGATCTCGCTGGGCGGCACGGTCGACGGAGTGAAGCTACTGCAGCCCGAGACCGTCGACACGATCTTCGAGCCGCAGCTCGAGAGCCCCGACGTGGTGCTGCTCGGCCACCCGCTGCGATGGGGACTGGGCTTCGGGCTGCCGCAGACCCAAACCGTGCCCTACGTCCCCGAGGGCAAGATCTGCTTCTGGGGTGGCTGGGGCGGCTCGTGGGAAACCTGCAACCCCGAGCAGCGCGCCACCGTCGCCTACGTGATGAACAAGATGGGGCCGGGGGTCGAAGGATCGGCACGTACCGCCCGCTATCTCAACCTGTTCTATGAGGCCGTGGCCTGA